In the genome of Persephonella sp. KM09-Lau-8, one region contains:
- the cas7i gene encoding type I-B CRISPR-associated protein Cas7/Cst2/DevR, giving the protein MANPKPQGLTLSVIFDAMSLNYGEGVGNISELKKLSRSGELLSYESRQAIRYDIYRMLKELFNIDADKEEPLTAEQDVVQFKPEANIKDYVEADLFGYMKTEKNKGSLTRPAVVRISPAISLEPMFLDVEFGTNLNFAQRAGANPNPFQFEHHLSLYSYTITIELDRVGEDPNDNISLEPQEKARRVNMVLDVLKVLNRNIKGRMESLNPLFAIGGVYNVKNPFFMGRLKIKYNRETRKYLLDTPIIQSVLEMSFNGEKIKDNTHVGVVKGYWENEEEIKGLVDEDKFHNVNDFFEALKQKVNEYYGV; this is encoded by the coding sequence ATGGCTAATCCAAAACCACAAGGTTTAACACTTTCAGTAATATTTGATGCAATGAGCTTGAATTATGGCGAAGGAGTTGGAAACATATCAGAACTTAAAAAACTATCAAGGTCTGGAGAACTACTTTCTTACGAATCACGACAAGCGATAAGATACGATATTTATAGGATGTTAAAAGAGTTATTTAATATAGACGCTGATAAAGAAGAACCATTAACAGCAGAACAAGATGTAGTTCAGTTTAAACCAGAGGCTAATATTAAAGATTATGTGGAAGCAGATTTATTTGGATATATGAAAACTGAGAAAAACAAAGGTTCGCTTACAAGACCCGCAGTAGTCAGGATATCTCCAGCAATTTCCCTCGAACCAATGTTTTTAGATGTAGAATTTGGAACAAATCTAAACTTTGCCCAAAGAGCAGGAGCAAATCCAAATCCTTTCCAGTTTGAACATCATTTGTCTTTATACTCCTATACTATAACCATTGAACTGGATAGAGTTGGAGAAGACCCAAACGATAATATTTCTCTTGAACCACAGGAAAAAGCCAGAAGAGTAAATATGGTTTTAGATGTTTTAAAAGTTTTAAACAGAAACATAAAAGGAAGAATGGAAAGTTTAAATCCGTTATTTGCAATTGGTGGTGTTTACAATGTAAAAAATCCATTTTTTATGGGTAGATTAAAAATCAAATACAACAGAGAAACAAGAAAATATCTTTTAGATACTCCTATTATCCAGTCTGTTCTTGAAATGTCTTTTAACGGAGAAAAAATAAAAGATAATACTCATGTAGGAGTAGTAAAAGGATATTGGGAAAATGAGGAAGAGATAAAAGGACTTGTTGACGAAGATAAATTTCACAATGTAAATGACTTTTTTGAAGCGTTAAAACAAAAAGTAAATGAGTATTACGGTGTATAA
- the cas4 gene encoding CRISPR-associated protein Cas4: MQPEINFEELKTNGIKINYYFICPRKLWLFDRNISMESKSDKVLMGALLHETNYKRDKPREVLIDNLISIDIVDSLNIREVKYSDKMAQADKMQILYYLYYLKKLGINKKGIINYPKQRKREYIELTPEYEKEIEKALVEIDKILKQEKPPPVIDVPYCKKCAYYEFCYG; encoded by the coding sequence ATGCAACCAGAAATAAACTTCGAAGAGCTTAAGACTAATGGGATAAAGATTAATTATTACTTTATCTGTCCCAGAAAGCTGTGGCTTTTTGATAGAAATATCAGTATGGAAAGTAAATCTGATAAAGTTCTGATGGGAGCATTACTCCATGAAACTAATTATAAAAGGGACAAACCAAGAGAAGTTCTGATAGATAATCTGATTTCAATAGATATTGTTGATAGTCTGAATATCCGCGAAGTTAAATACTCAGATAAAATGGCACAGGCTGATAAAATGCAAATTCTTTATTACCTTTACTACCTGAAAAAACTTGGAATTAACAAAAAAGGAATAATAAACTATCCCAAACAAAGGAAAAGGGAATACATAGAGCTAACTCCTGAGTATGAAAAAGAGATAGAAAAAGCATTAGTAGAAATTGATAAAATTCTAAAGCAGGAAAAACCACCGCCTGTTATAGATGTTCCTTACTGCAAAAAATGTGCTTATTACGAGTTTTGTTATGGATGA
- a CDS encoding DUF6884 domain-containing protein, whose product MKRKIVLITACGNKKENKSTEAGKLYKSSRIRHLYKRSKELNIPFYILSAKYGLVSGDEIIAPYNQVMNKKHCEKLKDQIENVLENFDIIIYYKGGARKEYYNCLEKIAKKLNKKFVSFGYGNMGDIGKLEDIIDEFSATSSIF is encoded by the coding sequence ATGAAAAGAAAAATTGTTTTAATAACAGCTTGTGGAAATAAAAAAGAAAATAAGTCAACAGAAGCAGGAAAGCTATACAAATCTTCTCGTATAAGACATCTTTATAAAAGAAGTAAAGAATTAAATATACCTTTTTACATTCTAAGTGCAAAATATGGATTGGTAAGCGGTGATGAAATAATAGCTCCTTATAACCAAGTAATGAATAAAAAACATTGTGAAAAACTAAAAGATCAAATCGAAAATGTACTGGAAAACTTTGACATTATTATTTATTATAAAGGTGGTGCCCGAAAAGAATACTATAACTGTTTGGAAAAAATAGCAAAAAAATTAAATAAAAAATTTGTTTCTTTCGGATATGGAAATATGGGGGATATAGGAAAACTGGAGGATATTATAGATGAGTTTTCAGCTACCTCTTCCATTTTTTAA
- the cas6 gene encoding CRISPR-associated endoribonuclease Cas6: MRIRILIKTNKIPILYRHRVVSLFKEALKKSDKDYKKFLYNGKITKPFSFNLVLPPNRKSIKANIQIDENFGIEDTVFEIEEGYLSLFISALDYRFLISLFNGLKRLHTFDFSSDKNMLVNGEKLVWEIKKVSPLNERPIKSNTIIFKTNSPIIIEDENDKPVLFSDEKFEYHLNEITDRILKSPHIKGKVLEQPLKFEPIKMNKQVIKHTLKAFREKTGKPVMYLTGNSGIFKLSGHPKDLEILYKIGIGNRTGQGFGMVEVLG; encoded by the coding sequence ATGAGAATTAGAATCTTAATCAAAACAAACAAAATTCCCATTTTATACAGACATAGAGTAGTTTCTCTTTTTAAAGAAGCTTTAAAAAAATCAGATAAAGATTATAAAAAGTTTTTATACAACGGAAAAATAACAAAACCATTTAGCTTTAATCTGGTTTTACCACCAAATAGAAAATCTATAAAAGCTAATATCCAAATAGATGAAAATTTTGGTATTGAAGATACTGTATTTGAAATAGAAGAAGGTTATCTGTCCTTATTTATTTCTGCTTTGGATTACCGATTCTTAATAAGTCTTTTTAATGGACTAAAAAGATTACACACTTTTGATTTTAGCTCAGATAAAAATATGCTCGTTAATGGTGAAAAATTAGTGTGGGAAATTAAAAAGGTATCTCCTCTAAACGAAAGGCCTATAAAATCAAATACCATTATATTTAAAACCAATTCTCCAATAATTATAGAGGATGAAAATGACAAACCTGTTTTATTTTCAGATGAGAAATTTGAATACCATCTAAATGAAATAACTGACAGAATACTAAAATCTCCTCATATAAAAGGCAAAGTATTAGAACAGCCTCTTAAATTTGAGCCAATAAAAATGAACAAACAGGTTATAAAACATACCTTAAAAGCATTTAGAGAAAAAACAGGAAAGCCTGTTATGTATTTAACCGGAAATTCGGGAATATTTAAACTTTCAGGACACCCAAAAGATTTAGAAATCCTCTACAAAATCGGTATTGGCAATCGAACAGGCCAAGGCTTTGGCATGGTGGAGGTTTTAGGATGA
- a CDS encoding ATP-binding protein, whose translation MSKIGTVFGEASTNKFTFIFPRDLEQSLKNAFVYVDMKEYRVVGKVVDIITENPLLSPETIKFFVEKKKIGSEISKYLKSERFMFFTAECEVLGELSGNDITALTKPVETGADVFFLEAENLETLFFEDKPYNLYPGYIQTPNEEENSAKFSLKGDEIITMHCGIFGMTGMGKTTTTGTLLEELTIRGAKSIIFDPHGDYINLGIVKDKFSDFIKDRFNENKYFENFLRDYQKYLIEKWNLWIQDKINSNLRLENFCEEKNFEFENKLDELLLQEMCRELELDSLLFRLVMLISVLEKEIPNIDNEEELYKELDEFLRKYEYSFHKFKEEADIPEEILYRVIKLTLAAFPSIEFDYTDYDKYYILNLISAFSGEEITEAQEGHFINWFDDLENDMYVGNNREFLDELLMEARALPTNDRSRTAIIRKIEKAITTLEILYKNGIIPINNKNFIVDFALQNGKYNIVSNIIFDLSDVSPEIMQRGLLYDVVYNAFSKYKSKELSIDNGDSQITFVIEEARVLIPKSGIEDIDHPASKAARNIVRRVATEGRKMGLGLIIISQKPSVVDNIPVSQCNTLILHRVINPEDLSFVKSVGESISEEDIENLKLVERGVSIITGTALKIRKSLMVKFRNRLSKEGREHPQPLKNLWNK comes from the coding sequence ATGAGTAAAATAGGAACAGTATTTGGGGAGGCTTCTACAAACAAATTTACTTTCATATTCCCACGCGATTTAGAGCAATCTTTGAAAAATGCTTTTGTTTATGTTGATATGAAAGAATACAGAGTTGTTGGAAAAGTAGTTGATATAATTACGGAAAATCCTTTACTTTCACCTGAAACTATAAAATTTTTTGTAGAAAAGAAAAAAATTGGTTCTGAAATTTCTAAGTATTTAAAATCTGAAAGATTTATGTTTTTTACAGCTGAATGTGAAGTTTTAGGAGAGCTTAGTGGGAATGATATAACTGCTTTGACGAAACCGGTAGAAACTGGAGCAGATGTTTTCTTCTTAGAAGCTGAAAACTTAGAAACTCTGTTCTTTGAAGATAAACCTTATAATTTGTATCCTGGATATATCCAAACTCCTAATGAAGAAGAAAATTCAGCAAAATTTTCTCTGAAAGGTGATGAGATTATCACAATGCATTGTGGAATATTCGGAATGACAGGAATGGGAAAAACGACAACAACAGGTACATTATTGGAAGAACTTACTATTAGAGGTGCAAAAAGTATTATATTTGATCCACATGGAGATTATATAAATCTAGGAATTGTAAAGGACAAATTTTCTGATTTTATTAAAGATAGATTTAATGAAAATAAATACTTTGAGAATTTTTTAAGAGATTATCAGAAGTATTTGATTGAAAAATGGAACTTGTGGATACAAGACAAAATAAATAGTAATTTACGATTAGAAAATTTTTGTGAAGAAAAGAATTTTGAATTTGAAAATAAGTTAGATGAACTTCTACTTCAAGAAATGTGTAGAGAACTTGAGTTAGATTCACTTTTATTTAGATTAGTTATGCTTATTTCAGTATTGGAAAAAGAAATTCCTAATATAGATAATGAAGAAGAATTATATAAGGAACTTGATGAATTTTTAAGAAAATATGAGTATTCTTTCCATAAATTTAAAGAGGAAGCTGATATACCAGAAGAAATTTTATATCGTGTTATAAAATTAACCCTCGCAGCTTTTCCAAGCATTGAATTCGATTATACAGATTATGATAAATATTACATTTTAAATCTTATTTCTGCATTCTCTGGAGAAGAAATTACAGAAGCTCAAGAAGGACATTTTATTAACTGGTTTGATGATTTAGAAAATGATATGTATGTAGGAAATAATAGGGAATTTTTAGACGAATTATTAATGGAAGCAAGAGCTTTGCCAACTAATGATAGATCAAGAACTGCAATAATTAGAAAAATAGAAAAGGCAATTACAACATTAGAAATTTTATACAAAAATGGAATAATACCAATAAATAATAAAAATTTCATAGTAGATTTTGCTTTACAAAATGGAAAGTATAACATAGTGTCTAACATCATTTTTGATTTATCCGATGTTAGCCCTGAAATTATGCAGAGGGGATTACTGTATGATGTGGTTTATAATGCATTTTCTAAATATAAATCAAAAGAATTATCTATAGATAATGGAGATAGCCAAATTACATTTGTAATAGAGGAAGCAAGAGTTTTAATTCCAAAATCTGGTATTGAAGATATAGACCATCCTGCAAGTAAAGCAGCAAGAAATATAGTTAGAAGAGTAGCTACTGAAGGTAGAAAAATGGGATTAGGATTAATAATCATATCCCAAAAACCATCAGTAGTTGACAACATTCCTGTGTCCCAATGTAATACTTTAATACTCCATAGAGTAATAAACCCAGAAGATTTAAGTTTTGTAAAAAGCGTTGGAGAATCAATTTCAGAAGAAGATATAGAAAATTTAAAACTTGTTGAAAGAGGAGTTTCTATAATAACAGGAACGGCTCTAAAAATAAGAAAGAGTTTGATGGTAAAATTCAGAAATAGGCTGTCTAAAGAAGGAAGAGAGCATCCGCAACCTTTAAAAAACTTATGGAATAAGTAA
- the cas8a1 gene encoding type I-B CRISPR-associated protein Cas8b1/Cst1, with protein MEKVYLGDWLYNAGIVGFLNINSHLWEIKDKRLVSKNENLLKFGDNYIEFDRKIFDGFAERFFDYAFNQYGRYENLLKLFEEYIEDLNNSEDIENFEKLNKKYFQGKLKDNKELEDKLPIEIFDRFKKILSGFTLLKKKLKKLPSKNEIKKNKSSLGESLQKAIKIMKENKEEFWESDVQIYLRNIYGQKSFLNLSVNKDRFKKFFEDFEEPLKENKVKKDSKYYCISCMERKAKKNTIFDTGISKFYGLNPDSINFIWNFNPKLPLCEICEIIYFSYFAGLTPVKKDDKTVYYFVNSDSSIDDLVRENQLLKNILTTEISENILLDFFTQIILESSYREAVYTLQNIAVLELDLTNETMPKVYSFNLSREKAQFLKETKNKEDLRKFSKNYYKIKDTKISILPEIMYLILENKFYFNYLNKLLKFYIATQNNSKNYETNITPHQLQVLNSLIFRFLTNVIGGRTMKISENDMWTIYYKGKGLADLLKSKNAENKIQSISYKLLNALRIGDTREFMDILIRTYMAYGEEIPSSFVKTLSDKETFYALGYSFLNGLLGEENQAKKQEEVNNNG; from the coding sequence ATGGAAAAAGTTTACCTTGGAGATTGGCTTTACAATGCAGGAATTGTTGGCTTCTTAAATATAAATTCTCATTTGTGGGAAATAAAAGATAAAAGGTTAGTGTCAAAAAATGAAAATTTACTCAAGTTTGGTGATAACTACATAGAATTTGATAGGAAAATATTTGATGGTTTTGCAGAAAGGTTTTTTGATTATGCTTTTAATCAGTATGGAAGGTATGAAAATCTATTAAAACTTTTTGAAGAATATATTGAAGACTTAAATAACTCAGAGGATATAGAAAACTTTGAGAAATTAAATAAAAAATATTTTCAAGGGAAATTAAAAGATAATAAAGAATTAGAAGATAAACTTCCTATAGAAATATTTGACCGTTTCAAGAAAATACTGTCAGGGTTTACACTTTTAAAGAAAAAATTAAAAAAACTTCCTTCTAAAAATGAAATTAAAAAGAATAAGTCTTCTTTAGGTGAAAGTTTACAAAAAGCAATCAAAATAATGAAAGAAAATAAAGAGGAATTTTGGGAAAGTGATGTTCAGATTTATCTAAGAAATATCTATGGACAAAAAAGTTTTTTAAATTTGTCAGTTAATAAAGATAGATTTAAAAAGTTTTTTGAAGATTTTGAGGAACCCTTGAAAGAGAATAAAGTTAAGAAAGATAGTAAATACTATTGCATTTCCTGTATGGAACGAAAAGCAAAAAAGAACACTATTTTTGATACTGGTATTTCAAAATTTTATGGACTAAATCCTGATTCAATTAATTTTATATGGAATTTTAATCCTAAACTCCCCCTTTGTGAAATTTGTGAGATTATTTATTTTTCATATTTTGCGGGATTAACTCCAGTTAAAAAAGATGATAAGACAGTTTATTATTTTGTAAACTCCGATAGCTCCATAGACGATTTAGTTAGAGAAAATCAGCTATTGAAAAATATTTTAACTACAGAAATTTCCGAAAATATTCTCTTAGATTTCTTTACACAAATAATTTTGGAAAGTTCTTATCGTGAAGCTGTTTACACTTTACAAAATATAGCGGTGTTAGAACTTGACCTTACTAATGAAACAATGCCAAAAGTTTACTCATTTAATCTCTCAAGAGAAAAAGCTCAATTTTTGAAAGAAACTAAAAACAAAGAAGATTTAAGGAAATTTTCAAAAAACTACTACAAAATCAAAGACACGAAAATTTCTATACTGCCTGAGATAATGTATTTAATATTGGAAAACAAATTTTATTTTAATTACCTAAACAAACTCTTAAAGTTTTATATAGCAACCCAAAATAACTCCAAAAACTATGAAACAAATATAACTCCTCACCAGCTTCAAGTTTTAAATAGCTTAATATTTAGATTTTTAACAAATGTTATAGGAGGGAGAACTATGAAAATTTCAGAAAATGATATGTGGACTATCTACTATAAAGGAAAAGGGCTGGCAGATTTACTAAAATCGAAAAATGCGGAGAATAAAATCCAGTCTATATCATACAAGCTCCTTAATGCCCTCAGGATCGGGGATACAAGAGAATTTATGGATATTTTAATTAGAACATATATGGCTTATGGAGAAGAAATTCCATCATCTTTTGTAAAAACCCTTTCAGACAAAGAAACTTTTTATGCTTTAGGTTACAGCTTTTTAAATGGACTTTTAGGGGAAGAAAACCAAGCAAAAAAACAAGAGGAGGTTAATAATAATGGCTAA
- the dpdA gene encoding tRNA-guanine transglycosylase DpdA codes for MKYFLPYWEDWVHKDFDPITESYAKTGFENSIFAHEILDKPIYDGILVSLGLFELKLKLIKENGLPKIRNSYNIREYLRLPTQFYIMGDCGAFTYINEKNPILDVEKAVYHYDSLGFDYGISVDHICSDVIILEDKSKINEFSFTEITQQKSGKFKIVLSEEEKEYRRKLSIENAYKFLKLSKNKSFIPVGAVQGYSIETYIDSAKQLIEQGYEYLAFGGLVPRKTEFISKLLDEINKEIDTTKIKVHLLGILRESLLEKMKEYNVYSFDSASYYRKSWLRATHNYLGIDTKWYSAIRVPQSQISRIRNKISSNISLSEMEKKENQILKLLRDFDKGHVKNIDAILEEVISYDKFFLRDSFNEEKFYNLYKETLESKIWKSCNCEICQSLGIDVIIFRGANRNKRRGFHNTFIFYQNILNKKENFMTLCNQK; via the coding sequence ATGAAATATTTCTTACCATACTGGGAAGACTGGGTTCATAAGGATTTTGACCCTATAACAGAATCTTATGCAAAAACAGGTTTTGAAAACTCAATATTTGCACATGAAATTTTAGATAAACCTATCTATGATGGAATATTAGTTAGCTTAGGATTATTTGAACTGAAATTAAAACTTATAAAAGAAAACGGTTTACCGAAAATAAGAAATTCTTATAACATAAGGGAATACTTAAGACTCCCTACCCAATTTTATATTATGGGAGATTGCGGAGCGTTCACTTATATTAATGAAAAAAATCCTATACTTGATGTAGAAAAGGCAGTTTATCACTATGATAGCCTGGGTTTTGATTACGGAATATCTGTTGACCATATATGTTCAGATGTTATTATCTTAGAAGACAAATCAAAAATAAATGAATTTTCTTTTACTGAAATTACACAACAAAAGAGCGGAAAATTTAAAATAGTATTATCAGAAGAAGAAAAAGAATACAGAAGAAAATTAAGCATAGAAAATGCCTACAAGTTTTTAAAATTATCAAAGAATAAATCATTTATTCCAGTAGGAGCTGTTCAGGGATACAGCATTGAAACTTATATAGATAGTGCTAAACAACTTATTGAACAGGGATATGAATATTTAGCTTTCGGTGGACTGGTTCCTAGGAAAACAGAATTTATATCAAAGCTTTTGGATGAAATAAATAAAGAAATAGATACAACAAAAATTAAAGTACACCTGTTGGGTATTTTAAGAGAAAGTCTTCTTGAGAAAATGAAGGAATATAATGTATACAGTTTTGACAGTGCTTCATACTATAGAAAATCCTGGCTAAGGGCAACTCATAATTATCTTGGGATTGATACAAAATGGTATTCAGCTATAAGAGTTCCTCAAAGTCAAATCTCAAGAATTAGAAACAAAATTTCTAGTAATATCTCACTAAGTGAAATGGAAAAAAAAGAAAATCAAATTTTAAAATTACTTCGCGATTTTGATAAAGGACATGTCAAGAATATAGATGCTATTTTAGAAGAAGTTATCTCTTATGATAAATTTTTCCTTAGAGATAGCTTTAATGAGGAAAAATTTTACAATTTATATAAGGAAACCTTAGAAAGTAAAATTTGGAAAAGTTGTAACTGTGAAATATGCCAATCATTAGGTATAGATGTAATCATTTTCCGAGGAGCAAATAGAAATAAAAGAAGAGGATTCCACAACACTTTTATTTTTTACCAAAACATACTAAACAAAAAAGAAAATTTTATGACTTTATGCAACCAGAAATAA
- the cas5b gene encoding type I-B CRISPR-associated protein Cas5b gives MKLLKIKGYQVFANYRKPMSFNYWDTYPLPPLSTVRGWFHTVVEATEYIPIAMSIQGKFDGVVQDLQTLIKFDRKRNKEEEIVLEGFNKAFSKSPTYVANVYGINLTIYLKAEEEYLQKFKENLFKLEYPSLGRKEDLIRIDYIDFIEPVEEKFSKFKRLLIKNGMYLNKATADKLGLSGINYRMNFKYDKELSDKAGLRYFEKKDVVYIDSGFIKKGQFLVDKEEETLIDLIGDI, from the coding sequence ATGAAACTGCTTAAAATAAAAGGCTATCAGGTTTTTGCAAATTACAGAAAACCTATGAGTTTTAATTACTGGGATACTTATCCTTTGCCACCGTTATCAACTGTTAGAGGCTGGTTTCATACAGTTGTAGAAGCTACAGAATATATACCTATTGCCATGAGCATACAGGGAAAATTTGATGGAGTAGTTCAGGATTTACAAACTCTTATAAAATTTGATAGAAAAAGGAATAAAGAAGAAGAAATAGTTTTAGAAGGATTTAATAAAGCATTTTCAAAATCTCCCACATATGTGGCAAATGTTTATGGAATAAATCTAACTATCTATCTAAAAGCGGAAGAGGAATATCTACAAAAGTTCAAGGAAAATCTCTTTAAATTAGAATATCCCTCTTTAGGAAGGAAAGAAGATTTAATTAGGATTGATTACATAGATTTCATTGAACCTGTAGAGGAAAAATTTTCAAAATTTAAGAGATTATTGATAAAAAATGGTATGTATTTAAATAAAGCAACAGCAGATAAATTAGGACTTAGCGGAATTAATTACAGAATGAATTTTAAGTATGATAAAGAACTATCGGATAAAGCAGGACTTAGATATTTTGAGAAAAAAGATGTTGTATATATAGATTCAGGCTTTATTAAAAAAGGCCAGTTCTTAGTAGATAAAGAAGAAGAGACATTAATAGATTTAATAGGGGATATCTAA
- a CDS encoding CRISPR-associated helicase/endonuclease Cas3 codes for MDKIYAKIYYENNRPYPETLEKHTLNLLNELERLKKLYEDELKKLGVNEDFWSTLKLACLFHDLGKISSHFQAKTRTILGEDYKIPSELNKEIPHNYLSGIFLFDESLENIIKEEFFDYILYSVLFHHERSVNFSENYINQIFQKDLKPKINLLKWLENFGIKIDNIKEEAPSFVYKEVINFKNSSSKSVLKLKKDKTFILLKGLLHRIDHSASAHLPVEQERIKDPEEKLLKYLSQKPDFKGLKPFQQKASELRDKNVLLTASTGIGKTEFAINWIGKDKAFYTLPVRVSVNAMYERFESIFSKDYVGLLHSDALFYGLKDSETVENLLSIEEHISRTESTRQYSMPITITTADQIFTSVFKYPGYEKIYATLMFSKMVLDEPQSYSPDTLAVIIKGLQEISKYGGKFCFMSATIHPFVVEQLKECDIEVLEPVFNQEKKHKIKLEYKPLEELQEQIITEYQKGKKVLVITNTVRKSQELFNQLKDKNLNVKLLHSLFIQKDRQEKENEIKNPKEPVIWISTQLVEASLDIDYDILFTEVATLDALVQRMGRVFRKSGRTIKETDEPNIIIATQEPSDKGKIYNPDIRQFTIEALESFDGKILTDENKQKLMEEVYDTEKIKTTKFYEKFQKNMGLLNLGLEAENKSEAQKLFRDILNINVIPEKVYHENLEDIERAIETALDKSKSYPEKLQAFYKLSQYTLSLPLFRIKDNLPTQITPNKFRNKIFTIDFDYDKEIGLIIENKNIAEFL; via the coding sequence ATGGATAAGATTTATGCAAAAATTTATTATGAAAATAATAGACCATATCCAGAAACATTAGAAAAACATACTTTAAACTTATTAAACGAGTTAGAAAGGTTAAAAAAGCTTTATGAAGATGAATTAAAAAAACTTGGAGTGAATGAAGATTTTTGGAGCACCTTAAAATTAGCCTGCTTGTTCCACGATTTAGGTAAAATTTCTTCACATTTTCAAGCAAAAACAAGAACGATTTTAGGAGAAGACTATAAGATTCCTTCAGAACTAAATAAAGAAATTCCTCACAATTATTTATCTGGAATTTTTCTATTCGATGAAAGTCTTGAAAATATAATAAAAGAGGAGTTTTTTGATTATATTCTTTATTCTGTTCTTTTTCATCATGAAAGAAGTGTTAATTTTAGTGAGAATTACATAAATCAAATTTTTCAAAAAGATTTAAAACCTAAAATTAATTTATTAAAATGGTTGGAAAATTTTGGAATTAAGATAGATAATATTAAAGAAGAGGCACCTTCCTTTGTTTATAAAGAGGTTATTAACTTTAAGAATTCTTCTTCAAAAAGCGTTCTGAAATTAAAAAAAGATAAAACCTTTATCCTCTTAAAAGGACTACTTCACAGAATAGACCATTCAGCCTCTGCACATTTACCAGTAGAACAGGAGAGAATAAAAGATCCAGAAGAAAAGTTGTTGAAGTATTTATCTCAAAAACCAGATTTTAAAGGGCTTAAACCTTTTCAGCAAAAGGCAAGTGAGCTACGAGATAAAAACGTTTTACTTACAGCCTCAACAGGTATTGGAAAGACAGAATTTGCAATCAACTGGATAGGAAAAGACAAAGCTTTTTACACACTCCCAGTCAGAGTGTCTGTAAATGCAATGTATGAAAGATTTGAAAGTATCTTCAGTAAAGATTATGTTGGGCTACTTCATAGCGACGCATTATTTTACGGATTAAAAGATTCTGAAACGGTAGAAAATTTACTATCTATAGAAGAACATATATCACGGACGGAGTCAACACGCCAATATTCAATGCCAATAACAATAACAACAGCTGACCAGATATTTACTTCTGTATTTAAATACCCAGGATATGAAAAAATCTATGCAACTTTAATGTTTTCAAAAATGGTTTTAGATGAACCTCAAAGTTATTCACCAGACACTTTAGCAGTAATAATAAAAGGACTTCAAGAAATATCTAAATATGGTGGGAAATTCTGTTTTATGAGTGCAACTATTCATCCATTTGTCGTAGAACAGTTGAAAGAATGTGATATTGAAGTTTTAGAACCAGTTTTTAATCAAGAGAAAAAACATAAAATTAAATTGGAATATAAGCCATTAGAAGAACTACAAGAGCAAATAATAACTGAATACCAAAAAGGCAAAAAAGTTTTAGTCATTACAAACACAGTTAGAAAATCTCAAGAATTATTTAACCAATTAAAAGACAAAAATTTAAATGTAAAACTCCTTCATTCTCTTTTTATTCAAAAAGATAGACAAGAGAAGGAAAATGAAATAAAAAATCCAAAAGAACCTGTTATCTGGATTTCAACCCAGCTTGTAGAAGCTTCCCTTGATATAGATTACGACATCTTATTTACAGAAGTTGCAACTTTAGACGCATTAGTTCAAAGAATGGGAAGGGTATTTAGAAAATCAGGGAGAACTATAAAAGAGACTGATGAACCAAATATCATAATTGCCACACAAGAACCATCTGACAAAGGTAAAATCTATAATCCAGACATAAGACAGTTTACAATTGAAGCTTTAGAAAGTTTTGACGGCAAAATTTTGACAGACGAAAATAAGCAAAAACTTATGGAAGAAGTGTATGACACAGAAAAAATAAAAACTACAAAATTCTATGAAAAATTTCAGAAAAATATGGGATTATTAAATTTAGGTCTTGAGGCAGAAAACAAATCAGAAGCCCAAAAGTTATTTAGAGATATTCTAAATATAAATGTTATTCCTGAAAAAGTTTATCACGAAAATTTAGAAGATATAGAAAGAGCAATTGAGACTGCCCTTGATAAGTCAAAAAGCTATCCTGAAAAACTACAGGCATTTTATAAACTAAGTCAATACACACTTAGTCTTCCTCTTTTCAGGATAAAAGATAACCTTCCCACTCAGATAACACCAAACAAGTTTAGAAACAAAATATTTACAATAGACTTTGATTATGATAAAGAAATAGGGTTGATAATAGAAAATAAAAATATAGCTGAGTTTTTATAA